The sequence below is a genomic window from Candidatus Binataceae bacterium.
CAACACACTATTTAGAAATAGATACCATTGCGGGCGCAGCCAAACCGCCGCGAAGTTCGTCTCCGTCCAATGAAACGCCGAAGTGTACTGGTCGAGCGCGGTAATGACGCAGTTGCCCTCGCTGCCGTCGGCGCAGACCGGTTGTTTGCTGCAATCGCCGCTCGCAGGACATTTCGTCGGGAAGCGACCGCCGCCGCCCACCTGGGGATAGAAATTTTTCGCGTTGAAACCGTTCTCGTCGGGCGTGGTCGAATTGGCCGAGGGCGCAAGGTCGTTCTTGACCGGATTGAGTACTGGGAAGATCGGATTCGCCTGATTCGGCCCGACCTGCACCCCGAAGCAGGCGCTGGTATTAGCGACCGTGTTAAAGGAGTTCATCGCCGAGCTGCAGTAGTTGCCGAGAAACTCCTGCAGCGGCGAAGTGCCTGCGCGGCCGGCATCCGATTGCTCGGAGGCGTAGGAATCCCAGATCATCGTCGATGACACGCCACTGTTGATGCCCGGTAGCAGCCAATAGCAGATGCCGCAGGTACCTGCGCCCGCGGCCATGTTGTATTCGAAGTCGTTCCAGCCGTTCATGATCCAGAAATCCGTCGGATGGTCCCAGTCTGAATGATAGGGCACGACGTCGTCGGCCGGCCCGAGCTGTTTGGGTGGCGGACCCGGCAGGATCGGATAGTCGGGGGCGGCGAGGATGCCGGGGACGCTGCGCGGGTTGACCATCGCGTCGTCAACCGCGCCGCGCGCCAGCACTCCTAGATTCGAATAGAACTTATTGTCCGTCTCAGTGCCATCCTCGAGATAGTAACCATGCCCGACCGAGAGATAGCCGACGTTGCGCTGCAGCAAGACGTTCTGCGTCGCATGCAGCACGTACCAACGGGTCATCGACTCGTTGATCGACGAGTCCTTCACGTATGTATTGGGCGGGGCCTTGCGCGAGATATGAAAATGCACCGGATAATGGCCGAGCTTGCCGCCCTGTCCGAGCCGCGCGAACTCCACGCCCTGCACTTGCAGATTGAGAAAACCCTCGCGGAAGATCGTATGGCCGCCGAAGAAATTGCCCGGTTGGGCCGGGAAGCTGGTGTCGCCGAAATTGTTCGCCGACTCGATCACGATACTGCGCGAGAGCAGTGCGACTGCGGCGCGGGTCTCGGCGGCGCCCAGCGGATCGCCGTTGGGCAGCGTCGGACCCATCCCGGCAGGAATTTTCAGCGGATAGCGCACGCCATTATGCGGCCACTTGAGCACAGCGCCGGCCGCGATGTCGGTGGTTATCTGCGAAACATTCTTGCCGGTTTTGGGGTCGGTGACGGTCGTGTTGGTTGCGATCGTGAGCTGCTCGGCGTGACCCGGCAGATAATCCGTGCTCGAGATCGCAATCTCGTCCCCAGCCTGCCAGTCGACCACGCGATCGAGCATGAAGGTCGAGGGCGCCGGCGCGCTCGCCGGCGGCGGAGCCAACACCGTGTTGAGGCGCGCCCAACTGGCGCCGGACTTCGATGGATCCTGATTGATGGCGGCATCGTAACTGGCGCCCTTGGCCCCGAACAATTGCAGCGTCCCGCCATACGAAAGCGCCAGCACCTTATAGCCAAAGAAGCCCTGTTGCTTTGTCGTCGGATCGGCGCCGTCGTCGTAGGGGAGCGGAGTATAATTGTAAAAGTAGTCGGTAACGCCATTGCTCATCGTGACCGGCGACGTCGGATTCTGATTGTTGGGATTCCAGATCGAGTTCGGAATGCCGCACTGCGAATCAGTCTTGCAGAGAATGCCCAGCCCATGGCGTCGATCGGCGGCCTCAGGTCCGTAAAGGTGAATGTCCAAAACGTGCGAATTGGTACCGGCGGCGTTGCGCCCGAGAGTGCCGAGCGGCGTAATCGTGCCCGTGGCAGCGTTGATGTCGCCGGCTTGGAGGGTGCCGCTGTTCTCAATCAGGATCGACTTCGCCCAAAAATCGACCGGCGCGTCCGGGAACTTCAAGGTCCCGCCGTTGTAGATGTTGACGTTCCCGAGATGGTGCATCCCGGTTAACACATTGCAAACGCCGCCGGTGACCTCAAGATCCTCGCCGCTGCCGCCCGGCGGCAAATCCTGACCGGTCGCGCTGCCGCAAGTCGGGGTGGTCGCAGCAAAATGGCTGGCCGCGGTCTGTCGGACCATCGCGACCACCATAATTACGACTGCGGCGAGGCGCAGCAAATTCTTAATCCAATGGTTTAATTTTGACTGCGCGCTCATCGTGCTGTCCCTCGCCTAGTCCCTTGACCTTAGTCTTTGCTTGTCCTCATAGCACAATTCTAAGGCAGAGTTTAATTGCGACCCACGCCGCCAATCAGCTTCGACTTATTTGGTGTTATGCGCGCGAGAACATTATCGAGCGACCGACGGGTCGTCGACGGGTCGATACAACTTCGGATGGATCGCGTGTGAGAGTCGCCCGCTAGAGTTTCCTGAAAATCAGCGAGGTGTTGATTCCGCCGAAAGCGAAGTTATTCGACATCAGATATTCGATGTCGCGGCGGCATCCTGCGCCAACCACATAGTCGAGCGCGGCGCAGCGCTCGTCAACGTTAACCAGGTTCGCGGTGGGCGCGAACCATCCATCCTTCATCATTTCGATTCCGAGCCAGGCCTCGAGGCTCCCGCAGGCCCCCAGCGAGTGTCCGAAGTAGCTCTTCAACGCGTGGATCGGGATGCGTCCGCCGAGGACGTCAAAGGTTGCGCGGCTTTCAGCGATATCGCCCCATTCGGTCGCGGTGCCGTGACCATTCACAAAGCCGATAGCTTCGGGTTTGAGGTCCGCGGCTTCGAGGGCGAGGCGCAACGCCGCGGCCATGGTAATCGCCGACGGCTGGGTGACGTGGTTGCCGTCGGAGTTGGTGCCAAAGCCCGCGACTTCGGCATGGATGCGAGCGCCCCGCGCTGCGGCATGTTCGAACTCCTCGAGCACCAGTGTCGCTGCGGCTTCGCCGATCACCAGCCCATCGCGATCGCGATCGAACGGCTGAGGGGTGGTTTCGGGCGCGTCGTTGCGCGTGCTGGTCGCGAAGAGGGTGTCGAAGACCGCAGCGCCGAGGACGCTGAGCTCGTCTGCCCCGCCAACTATCATCATATCCTGCATGCCATAGCGGATCGCCTCGGCGCCGTAGCCAATCGCCTGGCTGCCCGAGGTGCAACCGCTCGAGGTGGGCATTATGCGTCCGCTGATGCCGAAAAAGAGTCCGATGTTGATTGCGGCGGTCTGACTCATCAACTGCAAATAGTTCGTGCCGGTCAGATTGTTGGAGCTGCCGTTCATCATCAATTCCGCGAAGCCGCGGAGCGCCTCCGGGCTGCCGAACGACGAGCCATAGGCGATACCAGCGCGCCCCTGCCTTAGCGACGGATCGCCGGCGAGTCCGGCATCAGCGACTGCGCGTTCGGTAGCATACACCGCCATGCGCGACACCGGACCCATCGTGCGCAACTGCTTGCGATCGTAGCGGCGGGAGACGTCGAAACCATCGATCGGCGCAGCGAGGCGTGTATGCAGATTTTGAAAGCGATCCCATTCGGGCATGCGCCGCACCGCGGTCTTCCCAGTGGTGAAGCTTGCACGGATCGCCGGCCAATCCTCACCCAGCGCGGTCACGCCGCCCATCCCGGTGACAACTACCCGCCGCCTCATGCCATTCCGCCGTTGACCGAGATCACCTGGCGCGTAACGTAGCTCGCGTCATCCGAGCAGAGAAAACTCACTGCGGCGGCCACTTCTTCGGGCCGGCCGACGCGGCGCATCGGTATTGCTCCGAGCACTTCATCGAGCGGTGCGCCCTCAAGCATCTGCGTTTCGATCAGGCCGGGGGCGACGCAATTGACGGTGATGTTGCGCTTCGCCAACTCGATCGCGAGCGCCTTGGTGGCGCCGATTATGCCGGCTTTGGCCGCGCTGTAATTGACCTGACCACGATTTCCCATGATGCCGGAAACCGACGCAATCGATACTATGCGGCCGCCGCGCCGCGCCGATACCATCGGCATCACGATCGGGCGCAGGACGTTGTAAAAACCGCCCAGGTCAGTATCGACGACACTGTCCCAATCCTCATCTTCGAGGGCCGGGAAGGCGTTGTCGCGCGCGATACCCGCATTGAGGACCACGCCGTAGTAAGCGCCATGTTCAGCGATGTCGGCTTCGATCTGTTCGCGACACTCCCGTCGATCGGCAAGGTCGAAGTGCATGATTCTGCCAATCCCGCCATTCTCGCAGATGCCTTTTAGGGTCTGCTCCGCGCCTTCACGATCGCGGTGGTAATGCACAATCACAGTAAAGGCTTCACGGGCGAGGCGCTGCGCGATCGCGCGCCCAATCCCCTTGCTCGATCCGGTAACGAGGATGCTTCGACTCATCCTTCGCCTGTCCTCATCGAGGCCAACGAATCGCCATCTGGCTGATAAACGCTGAGCCGCGCATCAGCCGCGAGCTGGCCATTAATCTCGACGTTGCAATCGAAAACCGCCATCTGCTCATCCAGAAAAACGATCGATGCCGAAATCAGTAGCTGATCGCCGAGGCGGAACCACGGTCTCAGCACACGGCACTCTCGCGCGCCGATCAAGAAGCCAATTTTGACCGGCTCGCCGGCCTCGAGGGCAGTGATCCCGGCGTAAGCCGCGCAGGCTTGCGCCATGTATTCAATCGCAATATGACCCGGTACGCCTTGCGGGGTGAGAAACAAGCTCGATTCGTCGACTGTAGCGCGTGCGACGAGGTGGCCTTCCTGATAGCCGACGACCCGCTCGAGCAGGAGCATCGGCGGCCGATGCATCAGCAAAGCTTCGATCGCATAGGGACACTCGCGCATCGCTTCACCAACCTCGTCCCAGCACGAGGCTCGCATTGCTGCCGCCAAAAGCAAATGAATTGCTGAGCGCGGCGCGCCGCGTTGAATGTCCAAGATGAAACTGTGGCGGGACCAGATTAAGCCGGGGTATTGCCGGGTCGATCTCGCCGTCCCAGACGTGTGGCGGTACGCAACCGCTCGCGAAGCCCGCGTCGAGCATCAGCCACAGGAAGGCGGCCTCGTTTGCACCGGCGGCGCCCAGCAGGTGACCGGTTATCGATTTGGTTGAGCTGCACGGCGTTCGCTCGCTGAAGATTCGGTTGATCGCGCGCGCCTCCATCGCGTCGTTGAGTGCGGTCGCGGTGCCATGCAAATTGATGTAATCGATCTGCTCGGGCCGCAGATGGGCAGCTTCAAGCGCACGGGTCATCGCGAGCGCGGCGCCCTCGCCCTCAGGATGAGGGGAGCTGACATGGTAGGCATCCGAGCTTTCGCCCACGCCGAGCAGCGATACCGCAGATTCCTCGGTCGTCATCAAAAACACCGCGGCGCCTTCGCCGATATTGATGCCGTCACGGTTGCGGCTGAAGGGATTACAATAATCTTTGGCCAGCAGTTCAAGCGAATCGAAGCCGCCGAGCGTCATGCGGCAGAGCGTGTCGGCGCCGCCAACTACCGCGGCGTCGCACAGTCCGGCTGCGATCAAGCGCTGCGCCGAGGCGAAGACTTTCGCGCTCGACGAACAGGCGGTCGCGACGGTATAGGCCGGGCCGCTGAGCTCGAGATAGGCGGCGACGCAGCCGGCGAGATTACCAATCTCCTGACGGCTGTAGCGGAATTCTTCCGGCCACTCGCCTTTCGTAATGCGCTGGAGAAGGGCAGCTTCCCCGTCGGCAATTCCCGAGGTGCTGGTGCCCATCACCACTGCCACGCGATGGGGGCCGACGCGCGCGGCGATGGCTCTAATGTCATTTTCGATCTGACCAATGGCTGCCAGGGCGAGGCGATTGTTGCGGCAATCAAGCGGCGCGAGTCGCGCCGGCAATTCGGGTAGCGGCCCCGATACTACTCCTACGCGAACCGATCGATCAGGGAGCAACTCGTTGCGACTAATCAGGCCTGTGCGCGACCCTGCGAAAAGATTGCGGGCGACCTCGTGCTTGCTGCGACCGAGCGGATTGATCACTCCGAGCGCGTTCAGATGGAGCTTCATGGTCCGGTCACCGCCGACTGCAGATCGAGCTCATAACCGTATTCGAGATTGTGCAGATGCGCGAGTTTTGTCCAGGTGTTTTCATGCGGCGCTTCATAGGTGACCTGCACCACGACACGGCCGTCGAGGATGATCGTGCGCCCGCTCTGATCGTCATCCAACGAGGCGGAGCTGCCCGCCAAAGCGCGGCGAACCGCCGGTGCGGGCCAATAGACGATCGCGAGATCGGCGAGAATGTTTCCGGGGCGGAGCGCCGCGGGCGCCGTCGGCGCCGCCGCGAAAGTGAGCGCCTCATCGGTTGCAGTGATAGTGAGTGCGCGGCCGCCAAGCGGATCGAGCGCAATCATGGTGATTTTTTCGGGCGATACACTGACGTAGGCCTGGAACACCTGCACCTGATCGTGGAAATGGGCGGTGATGAGTTGCGTGGCCTCGACCGAATAGCCGAGTTCGCGGCCGGTGGGCATGGCGAATTCGAGTCCTGGTGCGATTGTGACGTTAGTGCGACTCGCGGGCTTATGGGTGGCGCACGCCGCGAGGGAGATTGTGAGAACGATCAACAATAACCGCGCGGGCGTCGTGCTCATCCGTCGGCCTCGACCGCACGGATTGGACGATTTTTAACGCGCGTGCCCGCCAGTGGAGAGAAAGCGAAAGCCAAAGTTGTTCCGACCAGGATGGTCGCGCCAAACGCATGCACGGCATAGGTACTGCTCAAGACCAGCAAGCCGAAGGACAGCAGCGTCGTCATCATCGCGAGCCATACGCCGAGCATCGTGACTGAACGGCGTGAGGGCACGGTCTCGCGACAGAAGACCGCGTAGTCGAAGCCGATCGACACTACCAGCACGAGCGCCATCGCGTTAAAGAAGGTAAAGCTCACCCCCACCAACGCCAGGAGCGGCGGTGTTGCGAGCACCGCGATAGCCGGCGGCAGCGTAACGTCGAGACTGCCGCGTAAACCGTAGCGCCAAATCAGGATCGGCATCATCAGCAGCACGGAGACCGCGATGAGGAGGATCGCGCGCCGGCGATACTCGCCGAGAAGTCGCGTGACATCCCCGGCCGGATCGACGAAACGGACGCCGGGTATAGCCGCGAATAGATCGCGAATCTCATCGGGCCGCGTGACACCGGTGAGGATCACGACCTGCGTGGCGCCCTTTGAGTCGACGCTCAGGTTGCGCAGGAAGGCGAGGGGCGAATCATCCGGGATGGCGTCGGGGGTAAGGAATCCGGCGGCGCCGGTGTCGGCTTGTGCGGCGCCGGTCATGCCGAGACGTTGGTAAAACGACATCAGGTAGGGGCGCATCAGCTTGTCGCGCACCAGGGCGCGGTTCTGGCGTTGACGGGCGACCGAAGGGAAGAACTGCGCGAGCGCTTGAAAACCGCGAAGTGCGCCGTCCTGCATGGCTGCGGTGAGACGCGTTTGCAAACCCTCTTCGGCCTGCAAGGCGCCCTCAAGATCCGGCGCGCTCACGAGAAGGAATTCAGTTCCTCCGGTAATTCCGGTGAGACCGCGAATTCGCGCCTCCTGATCGCGCAGCCCGGGCGCGAGCGTCTGCTGATGCCGCACATCGTCATCGACGCGAAGCCTGGCGGCGCCCAGCATCGCGCCAATTCCAATCAGCGCAACCAGGCTCAAGCGCCAAGGGCGATAGCGCGCCTCTTCCCAAAACGTCCAGAGTTGATTCGCGATGCCGAGAATGCGCGCGCCGTGGATCAGCGGCTCGGGGCTATCAAGCCGCGGCAGCCACAAGACGACCGTGATGAAAGAACCGATCAGCCCGATCGCAGAGAAAACCGCGAGCTGGCGCAATCCTGGAAAGGGCGCGAGCATCAGGGTCGCATAACCGATGAGGGTCGTGGCGACTCCGAGAGTGATGCCGGGCAGCACGCGGCACAAGCGCTCGCGCGGGGGGCCGGCATCGGCGCCGAAGCGTGCGGAGACGTACTGCAGGCAGTAGTCGATCGCGATTCCGATCAAGCTGACGCCGATCAAAAGCGCGGCGACGTGAAGGCCGCCGAAGATTGCGAGGCATACCGCGAAGGCGCAGACCACGCCGACCGCGATCGCGAGCAGGGTCAGCCATAAGGGCCGCAGCGCGCGGAAAACACTCAGGACCAGGACGATCGTGCCGATGAGGGAGACGATACTCAGGCGGGTGGTTTCGCGGGTGGCGCGGCTCGCGCCATCGTGAGCGTAGAAGATCGCGCCGACGCGCAGGACCTGCAAATGCGGCAAGGTCGCGCGCAGTCTTTGCACGGCCGCGTCCAACTTCGCAATGAAACGATCCTGGAAGGCGCCTGAGTAGACCCGGCCGTTGAGTTGCGCGACCAACAGGGTCCAGGTCGTCGCGCCGGCGCGCGTCGTCAGCACTCCGTCATCCGGGGCGAGCCGCCCCTCGGGCATCGGCAGATTGCTAAGGAATTCGGGCAGCAGCAGGAACGGATCGCGGCGCAAGAGATTGGCATCCGCGATTGACGACGGCCCGTAGACGCTGGCGAGCGCGCGCTCGACAATTTGCGCGGCTTGATTGTCTTGCAGGCGCGCGCGATCGGCGTCGCTGAGCAGCCCGCCGCGATAGGGGAAATAGATCGCGCCGAGCGTTTTCAGACGGCCGGAATTTATATGATAGGCCACCGATTTCGTCAGGCCGGAGTCTTCGAGAGTCCGCGCCAGAGTCGCACCGGCGGCGCGGGCGTTGGCGCGATCGCGATCGCCGACAAGAATAAAAACGCGTTGCGATAACATATTGCTGACGCGGTCTTTTGCCAGGTGCACGAACGGGTCGCGTTCCTCGACCGGCAGGAGCGCGGTCATGTCGGTCTGCAGCTCGACGCCGCGACGCAGTTGCAGCAGCAGCGTGATACCCGCGACGGCGACCAGCAGAGCCCAGGCGTACGCCGCGATCTTCATGCTCAGCCGGCCGGCTGGATTTCCTGATTACTCAGCAAGCGCTGGTCGTCACTACTGAGGGGAAGACTCGAAATGGTCTGCTGCAGAAAGGTCAACCGTTCGGTATCGCCGTTCGCGCGCGTGATGCTGACACTATCGACCATTTTGCCGCCGGTAATAACGATCGATGCGAGCATCGCGGCGACCGGATCGTCGGGACGGATTGGCGTCAGAACGGTGTTCCAGGAGTTGCGATCGCCGATGGTTTTGATCGCGAAGTCACGCCGCAGAGCCGCCAGGTCTCCGGCCAACGTGCCGCCAAGCATGTCATAAAAGCTGGCGATGAAGGGGACTTTTGCCGCCTCGATCTGTTGCACCTGGCTGCCGTTGATGAGCTGCCGGATGCCGCTGGGCGTTATCACGGTGGTGGTTTGGAGCGGGTGTTCGAGCCGCCAGATAAGTCCGCGGCCGGGTGCGAGGACGAAGCTGCCGTCACTGGTCAGCGGGGACGGCAGCCCGATCAGACGCCGCGTCTGGACGAAGCGCCCGCGCAGGGTCTGCCCGGGCGCCAACCTCGGTCCGGCGATGAATTGCGCACGGCCCGCAGTGGCGAGCGCGAGCATCGCGACCGTCACGATGAACGATCGCGCCGGAATTCGAATCACAACGCGCGCCGCACTTTTTCCACCAGCGCCGCCGGCGTTTCAAAGCACAGTTCGTTGCTCGCGCGATCAACTGTCACCTGTACCGTATGCGCTCTGGTCAGAATCTCATCGGTCGCGTTGTCAGTAATGAGGTAGTCAATCTTGAGACGATTCTCGTATTCGACCAAGGTCGCCGTCACCTTGATGGTCTGGAGCGGATTGATTGCGCGGATGTACTTGATGCGGAGGTCGACAATCGGCCAGGTGAAATTGCTTTCGGACATCTCGCGGTAGCCGAAAGAGATTTTCTCGAACAAGGCGGCGCGCGCCTGTTCGAGCAGGCGCGGGTAATTGCCGTGCCAGACGACGCGCATCGGATCGAGGTCGTAGAACTGAATGCGAATGACGACCTCGGCGGAGATCATGGCGTCGCCGGCTTTTCCGGCGCGGGCGGCTGCTGCCAGAAGTCAAAAAAGTTATACCACTGAAACGGATCGATCGAGCAGAAGCTCTCGAGCCGCGCGGCATAGCGCGCCGCCCACATTGCAATTGACAAGTGGCGGTCGCGGCGCGGCAGCGTTATGCGCTCGGCAAAGATTTCAAAGTACAGGACATAGCCGCCCTCCTGGCGGAGACAAAACATGAGATAGACGGGACATTCGAGCAGGTGGGCCAGGACGTAGGGGCCTTGGGGAAAGGGCGCGTCGCGGCCGAGAAAAGGCGCCATGACGATGCGTTCATCGCTGCGCACGGGAGTGCGGTCGCCCGCGATCGCCACCCAGTCGCCGCGCGCGATAGCCTCCTCAAGTGCGATCATCGCCCCGGGATTTATCTCTGTCACCTGGATCGTGTCAGCCATCGCTTCGGGTCGGAACTGGCGCAGAATACGCGCAAAGTTTTCGGCGTGAACCGTGTGCACCAGGATTTTGATGCGTGATCGTTGCGCGTCATTGAGCAGCGCGCGGCTGAGCTCGATATTGCCCAGGTGCGAGACGATCAGCAGGATACCCTGTCCGCCCGCCGTGACGTCATCCAGCGTTCTCTTATCTCTCACAACCACGGCTGCCGGATCTATACCGCCAACCCACGCCGCGAAGGTGTCGACGGTTTTGCGCGCGAACCCGAACGAGTGCCTGAAGGTTGCAAACAGTCCAGGATGGTAGTCGATGCCCTTTGCCCGGTAGGCGCGGCGGAGAAACTCGCGCGAAGCGCGACGCTGTTCGGTTCCGGTCAGATGGCAATAAAGCGCGACCGGAACGACCGCGACGGTGCATCCCCAGCGTCCGGTCAGGCGATAGAACAGCGCCAAGACACTGAGGCCCCAGGAGGCCCCGCGTTCCGCGAGCGCAGCCCAGTGGCGCGGCTGGCCAATGGGCCGCCGGCGATTGCGCAAAATCTGCCGCAGCCGCCACGGTATCGCAAGCACTAACCGCGTGTGCATCACAGTGATTAGCCAGTTGTCGTGGACCATGGCAAAGTTCGAGGTGTTGTCCGGGGGATACGCCACCCGCACCGGAACCAGAAAAATCTGGACACCGTCCCAGATCAAGCGGACGAAAATCTCAATATCGAAATCCATCCGGCGGCCGAGCCGATGAGTCGTATAGAGCCTCGCCACGCGGTCGAGCGGATAGAGGCGCAGACCGCACATCGTATCAACCGGATGTAGCGTCAGCGTTTCGACGCCGACCCAGAAGTGAGTGATCGAGCGGCCGATGCGCCTCACGCGCGGGGTGGACGCATCGAGCGTGGGAGCTCCCGCAATCAAGGCCTCCGGATGGGCTGCGCCAAGCGCGAGGAACTCGGGGAGCTTCGCGAGATCGTGTTGCCCGTCGGCGTCGATCTGCAATGCATGGGTAAACCCGGCCGCGCGCGCGAGCTCAAAACCCTGCATGACGGCGGCGCCTTTGCCGCGATTGGCGTCGAGACGATAGACGGTCACCCCGCAGACCGGCGCGTGCAGCGCAGCAAGCACGGCGCGGGTGGGCGCATCACTGCCGTCGTCGATGATAAAAACCGGCAGCTCGAGCTCGCGCAGGCGCCGCACTAGCTCGCCAACCATTTTGCTGTGGTTGTAGCTCGGAATAATCGCGCAACACTTGAATGTCATGCGATGGTGAAACCGATTCGCCCGGATGAGCAGGGGCCGTCAACGTCGCTATAATCGAACTGAACGCGGTTGCGCGCGGGCGCGTATTTGAGTGTCAGGGTGACGCGATGATCGGGCCGGATCGGCCTTATGAATTTGATCTGGACAGTCGCCGGAGCGCCCGCACCAAGCACAAAGGACTGGCGTGCATAGTAGATCGCCCAATCCAGGTGAACCACGCCCGGAAGAATCGCGAAGCCTGGAAAGTGTCCGCGAAAGTACGGCAGCGCCTCGGGTATGGCCAGCCGCATCTCGACCAGATCTCCGGATCGTACGACCTCGGTGATTTCGGGATGCTTCGGCTCCGCTTGCACGGCGGGCGGCGACGCCGCGCTCACAGGTTCTGCTCCAGCAACGCCACCACGTCTCGAACCCGGCGCTTGCCCAGCCCATCCATCGGCATCGAATTGACAAATCGCCAGCGCCGCGGGAGTACTGCGGGATCCTCGGTCGAGGAGAGCTCCCATCGCAGCATCCGCTCGAAGCGAAATTTGCCGAGCCGCTCGAGCTCGGCAGCGCCCATGGCCGAGAGCCTCACGACCGCGCCCAGATAGGCGTCGTGCTCGCCGAGGCCGGCCACCGCGGCTTCCTCGACCCATGGGAGCGCGGCGAGCTCACGCTCGAGGCGCTGGAGGCTGACCCGCTTGCCTTCAATCTTTAGCACGCGATCGATTCGCCCTTCGAGGCGGAAACGTCCATCGGCCGCAAACGCAATTCTGTCGGCCTGTTGAGCCCAGCCGTCGCCGGATGCGTGCGGGGAGCGCAGCAGCAGAACGCCGTCGGCATCGGCAGCAACCTCGACCGAGGGTAACGGCTGCCAGAGCACGGGTTCCGCCACCTCGCGCCGCCAGGCGATAACGCCGGCTTCGGTGCTGCCGAAGATTTCGGTGGGCGCGCATCCGAAGATCGCCGTAGCTTCACGCGCGGCGGCAGGCGGCAACGGCGCGCCCGCGGTAATGATTAGCCGCGGACGCTGGGCTGCAGCGAGCGGCGGGAGGCCGCCCAGGCGCGTCAGTTGCGCCGGACTCGTGACTACCATTGCGGGGCCGTTCAATTGGGCCGTCAGCGGCTCCCAGGCGACGTGAAATTCTGCGTGGAATGGTCGTCCCGCCACCAGCGGCCAGACGATGCGAAAGGTCATGCCGAATACATGCTGATGCGTGACGGTGCCGAGAACTGGAACATCGCCGAGCTCCCCACCCCACATCTGTTCAAGCACCGCGGCCTCGCGCTCCAACCGCGTCAGCGACCTCGCGACACGCTTCATCTCGCCAGTCGAACCGGAGGTAAAAAACTCGATTCGGCCGGCGACGGTATCGAAAGCAAAGGGCGCGACGGCGGCCGGGCCGGCTTGCAACGCGACCTGGTTGCCAAGCTCGATCGGCTCTGCAGCAGTCAGCAAGACGTCGACCTCGCCGGCGAGGCGGCGCAAGGCGCCGGCTTGCGCGTTCGGCGGCAGCATGACCTCGGCGCCAATTTTGATCAGCGCAAGGAGGCCGACGAGGAACCAGTAGCCATCTTCGGCGACGACGGCGCCGCGCCGGATGCCGTCGGCGGCAAGGCGATCGGCGTTGTGGCAGATGTCCGCACGCAGGCGCGCCAACGTGATTGGGCGGCCATTTTGGATCGCAACGCAGT
It includes:
- a CDS encoding acyl-CoA thioesterase; this encodes MISAEVVIRIQFYDLDPMRVVWHGNYPRLLEQARAALFEKISFGYREMSESNFTWPIVDLRIKYIRAINPLQTIKVTATLVEYENRLKIDYLITDNATDEILTRAHTVQVTVDRASNELCFETPAALVEKVRRAL
- a CDS encoding outer membrane lipoprotein carrier protein LolA → MIRIPARSFIVTVAMLALATAGRAQFIAGPRLAPGQTLRGRFVQTRRLIGLPSPLTSDGSFVLAPGRGLIWRLEHPLQTTTVITPSGIRQLINGSQVQQIEAAKVPFIASFYDMLGGTLAGDLAALRRDFAIKTIGDRNSWNTVLTPIRPDDPVAAMLASIVITGGKMVDSVSITRANGDTERLTFLQQTISSLPLSSDDQRLLSNQEIQPAG
- a CDS encoding beta-ketoacyl-ACP synthase; this encodes MRRRVVVTGMGGVTALGEDWPAIRASFTTGKTAVRRMPEWDRFQNLHTRLAAPIDGFDVSRRYDRKQLRTMGPVSRMAVYATERAVADAGLAGDPSLRQGRAGIAYGSSFGSPEALRGFAELMMNGSSNNLTGTNYLQLMSQTAAINIGLFFGISGRIMPTSSGCTSGSQAIGYGAEAIRYGMQDMMIVGGADELSVLGAAVFDTLFATSTRNDAPETTPQPFDRDRDGLVIGEAAATLVLEEFEHAAARGARIHAEVAGFGTNSDGNHVTQPSAITMAAALRLALEAADLKPEAIGFVNGHGTATEWGDIAESRATFDVLGGRIPIHALKSYFGHSLGACGSLEAWLGIEMMKDGWFAPTANLVNVDERCAALDYVVGAGCRRDIEYLMSNNFAFGGINTSLIFRKL
- a CDS encoding beta-ketoacyl-[acyl-carrier-protein] synthase family protein, producing MKLHLNALGVINPLGRSKHEVARNLFAGSRTGLISRNELLPDRSVRVGVVSGPLPELPARLAPLDCRNNRLALAAIGQIENDIRAIAARVGPHRVAVVMGTSTSGIADGEAALLQRITKGEWPEEFRYSRQEIGNLAGCVAAYLELSGPAYTVATACSSSAKVFASAQRLIAAGLCDAAVVGGADTLCRMTLGGFDSLELLAKDYCNPFSRNRDGINIGEGAAVFLMTTEESAVSLLGVGESSDAYHVSSPHPEGEGAALAMTRALEAAHLRPEQIDYINLHGTATALNDAMEARAINRIFSERTPCSSTKSITGHLLGAAGANEAAFLWLMLDAGFASGCVPPHVWDGEIDPAIPRLNLVPPQFHLGHSTRRAALSNSFAFGGSNASLVLGRGW
- a CDS encoding 3-ketoacyl-ACP reductase FabG2 codes for the protein MSRSILVTGSSKGIGRAIAQRLAREAFTVIVHYHRDREGAEQTLKGICENGGIGRIMHFDLADRRECREQIEADIAEHGAYYGVVLNAGIARDNAFPALEDEDWDSVVDTDLGGFYNVLRPIVMPMVSARRGGRIVSIASVSGIMGNRGQVNYSAAKAGIIGATKALAIELAKRNITVNCVAPGLIETQMLEGAPLDEVLGAIPMRRVGRPEEVAAAVSFLCSDDASYVTRQVISVNGGMA
- a CDS encoding MMPL family transporter, whose product is MKIAAYAWALLVAVAGITLLLQLRRGVELQTDMTALLPVEERDPFVHLAKDRVSNMLSQRVFILVGDRDRANARAAGATLARTLEDSGLTKSVAYHINSGRLKTLGAIYFPYRGGLLSDADRARLQDNQAAQIVERALASVYGPSSIADANLLRRDPFLLLPEFLSNLPMPEGRLAPDDGVLTTRAGATTWTLLVAQLNGRVYSGAFQDRFIAKLDAAVQRLRATLPHLQVLRVGAIFYAHDGASRATRETTRLSIVSLIGTIVLVLSVFRALRPLWLTLLAIAVGVVCAFAVCLAIFGGLHVAALLIGVSLIGIAIDYCLQYVSARFGADAGPPRERLCRVLPGITLGVATTLIGYATLMLAPFPGLRQLAVFSAIGLIGSFITVVLWLPRLDSPEPLIHGARILGIANQLWTFWEEARYRPWRLSLVALIGIGAMLGAARLRVDDDVRHQQTLAPGLRDQEARIRGLTGITGGTEFLLVSAPDLEGALQAEEGLQTRLTAAMQDGALRGFQALAQFFPSVARQRQNRALVRDKLMRPYLMSFYQRLGMTGAAQADTGAAGFLTPDAIPDDSPLAFLRNLSVDSKGATQVVILTGVTRPDEIRDLFAAIPGVRFVDPAGDVTRLLGEYRRRAILLIAVSVLLMMPILIWRYGLRGSLDVTLPPAIAVLATPPLLALVGVSFTFFNAMALVLVVSIGFDYAVFCRETVPSRRSVTMLGVWLAMMTTLLSFGLLVLSSTYAVHAFGATILVGTTLAFAFSPLAGTRVKNRPIRAVEADG
- a CDS encoding DUF3261 domain-containing protein — encoded protein: MSTTPARLLLIVLTISLAACATHKPASRTNVTIAPGLEFAMPTGRELGYSVEATQLITAHFHDQVQVFQAYVSVSPEKITMIALDPLGGRALTITATDEALTFAAAPTAPAALRPGNILADLAIVYWPAPAVRRALAGSSASLDDDQSGRTIILDGRVVVQVTYEAPHENTWTKLAHLHNLEYGYELDLQSAVTGP